In a single window of the Gossypium hirsutum isolate 1008001.06 chromosome D02, Gossypium_hirsutum_v2.1, whole genome shotgun sequence genome:
- the LOC107910610 gene encoding berberine bridge enzyme-like 13 yields the protein MAFWRISICSLLLLLLSSSTMATASIYRPRKRPTSSLIQEKFIQCFTGSSQFYIPLSTAFFTPNNASFTSVLQSTAQNLRYLVPSMPKPEFIITPQHESQVQASVICAKRLDIHLRFRSGGHDYEGLSYVSQIESPFVIVDLSKLRSIKVDIQDNSAWVEAGATIGEVYYRIAEKSNIHGFPAGLCTSLGIGGHITGGAYGSMMRKFGLGADNVIDARIVDVNGRVLDRAAMGEDLFWAIRGGGGASFGIILEWKIKLVPVPATVTVFTVTKSLEQGATKLLYKWQTVADKLDEDLFIRVIIQKANAGKNNAKTVTTSYNALFLGNAERLLRVMQQSFPELGLTGKDCTETSWIKSVLYIAGYSSNTPAEILLQGRSTFKNYFKAKSDFVKEAIPETALEGLWKRLLEEDSPLMIWNPYGGMMARISGSQIPFPHRQGTKFKIQYLTLWQDEDNNASKHFDWIRRLYNYMAPYVSMFPRGAYVNYRDLDLGMNKNINTSFIEASLWGVRYFKDNFMRLVKVKSRVDPNNFFRHEQSIPPLPVQARY from the coding sequence ATGGCGTTTTGGCGCATTTCCATTTGTTCATTACTTTTACTCCTGCTATCTTCTTCAACGATGGCAACAGCTTCCATTTACAGACCTAGAAAAAGACCCACGTCGAGTTTGATCCAAGAAAAGTTTATCCAGTGCTTTACTGGCAGCTCCCAGTTTTATATACCGCTCTCCACAGCCTTTTTTACTCCAAACAATGCTTCGTTTACCTCTGTGCTGCAGTCAACAGCTCAAAACCTCAGGTACTTGGTGCCTTCAATGCCGAAGCCTGAGTTTATCATCACACCACAGCATGAATCCCAAGTCCAAGCTTCTGTCATTTGTGCAAAGAGGCTCGATATTCACCTCAGATTCCGTAGTGGAGGCCATGATTACGAAGGTCTCTCTTACGTATCCCAAATTGAATCACCTTTCGTCATTGTTGACCTCTCCAAACTGCGGTCAATCAAAGTTGATATCCAGGACAACAGTGCTTGGGTTGAAGCTGGTGCCACCATTGGTGAAGTTTATTATAGAATTGCTGAGAAGAGTAACATCCATGGCTTCCCTGCAGGTCTTTGTACTAGCCTAGGCATTGGGGGGCACATCACCGGCGGTGCATATGGTTCAATGATGAGGAAGTTTGGCCTCGGTGCTGATAATGTCATAGATGCTCGAATCGTGGATGTTAATGGAAGAGTTCTTGACCGAGCAGCCATGGGAGAAGATCTTTTCTGGGCAATTAGAGGAGGTGGAGGTGCAAGCTTTGGGATTATCCTTGAATGGAAGATAAAGCTAGTCCCAGTCCCAGCTACCGTGACAGTTTTCACTGTCACCAAGTCTCTAGAACAAGGTGCAACAAAGCTCCTTTATAAATGGCAAACTGTCGCAGACAAACTTGACGAAGATCTTTTCATTAGAGTTATAATTCAAAAGGCCAACGCTGGGAAAAACAATGCCAAAACGGTGACGACATCTTACAATGCACTGTTTCTGGGCAATGCCGAAAGGCTACTCCGAGTAATGCAACAAAGCTTCCCTGAACTGGGTTTAACAGGAAAAGACTGCACTGAAACTAGCTGGATCAAATCGGTGCTTTACATTGCTGGTTACTCGAGCAACACTCCTGCAGAGATTCTTCTTCAAGGTAGGTCGACGTTCAAGAACTATTTTAAAGCCAAATCAGACTTCGTTAAAGAAGCTATACCAGAAACAGCACTGGAAGGGCTTTGGAAAAGACTGCTCGAGGAAGACAGTCCATTGATGATATGGAATCCATATGGTGGTATGATGGCCAGGATTTCCGGGTCCCAAATCCCTTTCCCACATCGGCAAGGAACCAAATTCAAAATCCAGTACTTGACGCTTTGGCAAGATGAGGACAACAATGCATCCAAGCATTTCGATTGGATCCGGAGGCTATACAATTACATGGCCCCATACGTTTCAATGTTTCCCAGAGGTGCATATGTGAATTACAGAGACCTTGATTTGGGGATGAACAAGAATATCAACACAAGCTTCATAGAGGCTAGCCTTTGGGGAGTCAGATACTTCAAGGATAACTTCATGAGGTTGGTCAAAGTGAAAAGCAGAGTTGATCCAAACAACTTTTTCAGGCATGAGCAGAGCATCCCGCCTCTTCCAGTTCAAGCTAGATATTAG